The Gemmatimonadetes bacterium SCN 70-22 genomic sequence TCTGGCCGATGATCGCCCTGGGGTGGGTCTTCAACCTGTTCCAGCGCGCCAGCGCCTCGATGCAACGCCTGGAGCAGGTCTTCGACGCGCGCCCGGCCATCACCTCCCCCGAGGCGCCGCGTCACCTTGCCCCGTCGACGGGAGGGCGGACCATCGAGTTCCGCGACGTCGGCTTCCACTACCCGCCGCCACCAGGGGCAACGAATGCGCCGCGCTGGGTCTTCCGCCACGTCTCGTTCACCGTCCGGGCCGGCGAGACGTTAGGCATCGTGGGGGCCACCGGGAGCGGGAAGTCGGCGCTGCTCGACCTCCTCCCGCGCACCTGGGATCCGGTGGAGGGGGAGATCCGGATCGACGGCGTCCCGATCCGCGAGCTCGCGCTCGACGAATTGCGGGGAACGCTGGGAGTGGTCCCGCAGGAGACGATCCTCTTCAGCGATACGATTCGTCGCAACCTGGCGTATGGACTGGGCGACCACGGCGGCGACGCGCCAAGCGCGAGCGGCGGGGGCGCGATTGCCGGTCGCGCCTCGGCCGAAGGCGCCTCGCGCGCGGTGATCCGCACGGACGGCGTCACTGGCGAACCGGAGGTCACCTGGGCGGCGGATGTCGCGCAGCTGACGGAGACCATCCGCGACTTTCCCGGCGGCTTCGAGACGCTGCTCGGTGAGCGCGGGATCAACCTCTCCGGCGGCCAGAAACAGCGCGCCGCCCTGGCCCGCGCCCTCGCCCGTCGCCCGTCGATCGTCGTCCTCGACGACGCCCTCTCCGCGGTCGACACCCACACGGAGGAGGCGATCCTGCGCGGGCTGCGATCGGCGCTGAGCGGGCGCACCGCGCTGATCGCCTCGCACCGCGCGAGCGCGATTCGCGACGCCGATCACATCATCGTCCTCGACGAGGGGCGGATCGTGGAGGAAGGGCGCCACGAGGCGCTGCTGGCGCGCCGCGGCCGCTATTGGGAGCTCCTCGCGCGGCAGGCGCTGGAGGAGGCGGTGGAGGAAGGGGGAGAGGACGAGAGGCGGGAGGGAGGAGAGTACGAGGTGGAGCAAGGCTCCCCAGCGCGCACCGACAGCGCGCAGCGGTGAGTCCGCGGCCCTCGTCTTCCCGTCTTCCCGTCTTCTCGTCTTCCCGTCTTCTAGACTACGCCGTCCGCCGCCCCCTACAGCCGTTCCAGAATGAACTCCGGCGTGAACTGCTGCAGCCAGCTGGCGAGGATCGTGAACTGATTCGTGATCATCAGGATCCCGACGAGGATCATGATGACGCCGGCGATGCGCTGCACCCAGAGCATCTGCTTCTTGAACTTCTGGAAGAAGCCCATGAAGCGATCGACGGCGAGCGCCGCGAGGATGAACGGGACGGCCAGCCCCATGGAATAGGCGGTCAGGAGGGCGAGCCCCCGGGGGAGGTCGGCCTCGCTGGAGGCGTAGATCAGGATGGATCCCAGGATGGGGCCGATGCACGGGGTCCACCCGGCGCCGAAGGCGATCCCGACCAGGACGGTCCCGAGGTAACCCACCGGCTTGTCCGCCAGGTGCACGCGCCGCT encodes the following:
- a CDS encoding cytochrome C biogenesis protein, with amino-acid sequence MTPESVGLFIAFSAGLLSFLSPCVLPLIPSYITFITGLSFDDVQARRRVALTHGLLFVLGFSLIFLALGATATVLGRVMFSQRDLITKVGGVIIIVFGLYLAGVLNIAFFSRERRVHLADKPVGYLGTVLVGIAFGAGWTPCIGPILGSILIYASSEADLPRGLALLTAYSMGLAVPFILAALAVDRFMGFFQKFKKQMLWVQRIAGVIMILVGILMITNQFTILASWLQQFTPEFILERL